The Phoenix dactylifera cultivar Barhee BC4 unplaced genomic scaffold, palm_55x_up_171113_PBpolish2nd_filt_p 000487F, whole genome shotgun sequence genome has a segment encoding these proteins:
- the LOC113461998 gene encoding uncharacterized protein LOC113461998, which translates to MEEVIDQIGEENIVQVITDNGPQYKLAGQVLMERRPQIFWTPCVAHCIDLILMDIGKIRRVQHTVEIAQRIIRYIYGHTWVISLMEKYAGGEILRPGVTRFATNYIALDSLIEKKKALHQMFVSPEWQESRYAQASTEGSRMEDLVSRQSFWQWANAMVKAIKPLYEVLRAVDSERYPQMDFLYHIMEKAKAQIMEADVAHAQEYIDIIERRWGAQMGRKLHLAAYYLNLRFQYESGIGMDDELLHALRNVIYKMKPDPEVAASCIEEEEVELKYADPIYRTFTNDNPMLDWLAVQQQEPELDEPGSPRRPASIKATEATVDPQQWAERNISRTPTANRTWLEGSQSAHD; encoded by the exons ATggaggaggtgattgatcagATTGGAGAGGAGAATATCGTGCAGGTCATCACTGATAACGGGCCGCAATATAAGTTGGCCGGGCaggtcttgatggagcggcgaccACAAATTTTTTGGACCCCATGTGTTGCACATTGCATCGACCTCATCCTGATGGACATtggaaagatccgtagggtgcaacaTACGGTGGAGATAGCCCAACGCATCATCAGGTATATTTATGGCCATACTTGGGTTATTTCATTAATGGAAAAGTATGCAGGAGGAGAAATTCTTAGAccaggagtcacacggtttgctacgaattacattgcacttgatagccttaTCGAGAAGAAAAAAGCCCTACATCAGATGTTTGTCAGTCCCGAGTGGCAGGAAAGTAGATATGCCCAGGCCAGCACTGAAGGAAGCAGGATGGAAGACTTGGTAAGCAGGCAGTCATTCTGGCAGTGGGCCAATGCGATGgtcaaggctatcaaaccattatatgaagtgctgcgggcCGTGGATAGCGAGAGGTATCCCCAGATGGACTTTTTGTATCACATAATGGAGAAGGCAAAGGCTCAGATCATGGAGGCAGATGTAGCCCATGCCCAGgagtacatcgacatcattgagcGGCGGTGGGGAGCCCAAATGGGTAGGAAattgcatctagcag catactacctGAATCTCCGGTTTCAATACGAGAgtggaattggtatggatgatgaacttcttcatgctTTGCGTAATGTTATTTATAAGATGAAGCCTGATCCAGAAGTCGCCGCGTCATGTATAGAAGAG gaggaagtggagctcaagtatgcaGATCCCATCTATAGGACTTTTACAAATGATAATCCTATGCTCGACTGGCTTGCGGTccagcagcaggagcccgagcttgaTGAGCCAGGATCGCCTCGACGACCAGCCAGCATCAAAGCCACCGAGGCTACGGTCGATCCACagcaatgggctgagcgcaaCATTTCACGCACTCCTACAGCTAATAGGACATGGCTAGAGGGGAGCCAGTCAGCGCATGACTG